A single Symbiobacterium thermophilum IAM 14863 DNA region contains:
- a CDS encoding glycosyltransferase family 4 protein yields the protein MTTDMPNILLAAMALDLGGAETHVISLARELHRRGHRVVVASAGGRMVPLLEERGIPHIVVPMASRNPLAMARAYRRLRRLIAEHQIGLIHAHARIPAWLCALAVRGKGIPLVTTYHGVYNAGFPWKYLTTFGQRAIAVSEDVRRHLEGPLGAPPAIIRVIPNGFETGEFRPGLDIAPLLRELGVDRTGPHVVHASRLTDEFADTAVALLQALPRLNEQFPTIRLWILGDGNRYAEVARLADEVNRRLGREAARAVGHRLDVPAFFNLADCVVAVARTATEAMLCERPVIIAGEGGYRGILTPERIPLYAGSNFTAREGGTPLNPAVLAADIAGLLAPGNEAERQRLGRAGREFVVASLSIESVTARILDVYAEVL from the coding sequence TTGACGACAGACATGCCCAACATCCTGCTCGCTGCCATGGCCCTCGACCTGGGCGGGGCGGAAACCCATGTGATCAGCCTCGCGCGTGAGCTGCACCGGCGCGGGCACCGCGTGGTGGTGGCTTCGGCGGGCGGTCGCATGGTGCCCCTGCTCGAGGAGCGCGGGATCCCCCATATCGTCGTGCCGATGGCCAGCCGAAACCCGCTGGCCATGGCGCGCGCTTACCGGCGGCTGCGCCGGCTGATCGCCGAGCACCAGATCGGGCTCATCCACGCCCACGCCCGCATCCCCGCGTGGCTGTGCGCGCTGGCGGTGCGGGGGAAGGGCATTCCGCTGGTCACCACCTACCACGGGGTGTACAACGCCGGCTTCCCCTGGAAGTACCTGACGACCTTCGGCCAGCGCGCCATCGCCGTGAGCGAGGACGTGCGCCGCCACCTGGAGGGGCCGCTGGGCGCGCCGCCCGCGATCATCCGGGTCATCCCCAACGGCTTCGAGACCGGCGAGTTCCGGCCGGGGCTCGACATCGCCCCGCTGCTCCGGGAGCTGGGCGTCGACCGGACGGGGCCGCACGTCGTGCACGCCAGCCGGCTGACCGACGAGTTCGCCGATACGGCCGTGGCGCTGCTGCAGGCCCTGCCCCGGCTGAACGAGCAGTTCCCGACCATCCGGCTCTGGATCCTGGGCGACGGCAACCGGTACGCCGAGGTGGCCCGCCTCGCCGACGAGGTGAACCGCCGGCTGGGCCGGGAGGCCGCGCGGGCGGTGGGCCACCGGCTGGACGTGCCCGCCTTCTTCAACCTGGCCGACTGCGTGGTCGCCGTGGCCCGCACCGCCACCGAGGCCATGCTCTGCGAGCGGCCGGTGATCATCGCCGGCGAGGGCGGCTACCGGGGCATCCTCACGCCCGAGCGGATCCCGCTGTACGCCGGGTCCAACTTCACTGCCAGGGAGGGCGGCACGCCCCTGAACCCGGCGGTGCTGGCCGCGGACATCGCCGGCCTGCTGGCCCCCGGCAACGAGGCCGAGCGGCAGCGTCTGGGGCGCGCCGGGCGGGAGTTCGTCGTCGCCAGCCTCTCCATCGAATCGGTGACCGCGCGCATTCTGGACGTCTACGCGGAGGTGCTCTGA
- a CDS encoding DUF4330 domain-containing protein, whose product MLIDNKGRLFGKINLLDLVVLLGILAVAGRFVYGALTGPAATPTGQDQVIEMTLRIPAVTQWTIDAIQVGDEVYDSKSNTRMGQIVDAWWEPAVVVREMPDGIVPHESDTHFDLYVTVRGPARVSPNGVTMSGIEVKVGRSNQYKSAFWAATGTTVAFDLNPPER is encoded by the coding sequence GTGCTGATCGACAACAAGGGCCGGCTCTTCGGCAAGATCAACCTGCTCGACCTGGTGGTGCTCCTGGGAATCCTGGCCGTCGCAGGGCGGTTCGTCTACGGGGCCCTGACGGGCCCGGCGGCGACCCCGACCGGGCAGGACCAGGTGATCGAGATGACCCTCCGCATCCCGGCCGTGACCCAGTGGACCATCGACGCCATCCAGGTGGGCGACGAGGTGTACGACAGCAAGTCCAACACCCGCATGGGCCAGATCGTCGACGCCTGGTGGGAGCCGGCCGTCGTCGTGCGCGAGATGCCGGACGGCATCGTTCCCCACGAGTCCGACACCCACTTCGACCTGTACGTGACCGTGCGCGGGCCCGCCCGGGTCTCGCCCAACGGCGTCACCATGAGCGGCATCGAGGTGAAGGTGGGGCGGAGCAACCAGTACAAGAGCGCGTTCTGGGCCGCCACCGGGACGACGGTGGCCTTCGACCTGAATCCGCCCGAGCGGTAG
- a CDS encoding O-antigen ligase family protein, protein MVRSPLLDVWETSLVGRLAAWFLGVWEASLTGRALAALGAFCARVFAGSLIGRFWYSDWPRSGDGDGPVSRALGGLRRLAEAVGRAAGPWLRGLWETSLLVALGGRVARAVGGLLAGSHLWGLFWGYAGDVAPAPAEAEDRPTSPVVYLLGLLLGLLPLVPHTLSGLSTAAMIAGVWSLAGLAVLVRFARGEFDWRAPSALLPLSFLLLVVGAAAVQSLAPAASFRNLIIWLTAGLLFWLVADQVRTSRDAAALLGPVLAGAMLMTLWAVYQVFRPPQVEESWVDPEQAGQVIRVFASMGNPNYLAEYMTLLLPPAIGLWLQNPRRQLPLALPVAMMLLTLLLTGSRGGWLATAGALGLFVLLRFRRWTVFLALGGLALLLAAPDAILTRLLSAFSLADTSNQYRVNIWIGVLAMLREHWVLGVGAGAEAFAKGYQAFMLSEARAAHAHNVPLEIFAEMGILGLIAAVWALLAALRRPFVVGADRQSSYILAAVPCALTGLLVHGLVDYVWYNPKILFAFWALAGLGAGLAAGHREERAT, encoded by the coding sequence ATGGTACGGTCACCCCTTCTGGATGTCTGGGAGACAAGCCTGGTCGGTCGGCTGGCCGCGTGGTTCCTGGGGGTGTGGGAGGCGAGCCTGACGGGGCGGGCCCTTGCCGCGCTGGGCGCCTTCTGCGCGCGCGTCTTCGCCGGCTCGCTGATCGGCCGGTTCTGGTACTCGGACTGGCCCCGGTCCGGCGACGGCGACGGGCCGGTGAGCCGTGCCCTCGGGGGGCTCCGCCGGCTGGCCGAGGCCGTCGGCCGGGCCGCCGGGCCGTGGCTCCGGGGGCTCTGGGAGACCAGCCTGCTGGTGGCCCTGGGCGGCCGCGTCGCCCGGGCGGTGGGGGGGCTCCTTGCGGGCAGCCACCTGTGGGGGCTGTTCTGGGGCTACGCCGGTGACGTCGCGCCGGCCCCGGCCGAGGCGGAGGACCGGCCGACGTCGCCGGTGGTCTACCTGCTGGGGCTGCTGCTGGGGTTGCTGCCCCTGGTGCCGCACACCCTGTCCGGCCTTTCCACGGCCGCGATGATCGCCGGCGTCTGGTCGCTGGCCGGCCTCGCCGTGCTGGTCCGCTTCGCCCGGGGCGAGTTTGACTGGCGGGCGCCCTCGGCCCTGCTGCCGCTGTCTTTCCTGCTCCTGGTGGTCGGCGCGGCCGCCGTGCAGTCGCTGGCGCCGGCGGCCAGCTTTCGCAACCTGATCATCTGGCTGACCGCGGGCCTGCTCTTCTGGCTGGTCGCCGACCAGGTCCGCACCTCCCGGGACGCGGCGGCGCTGCTGGGGCCGGTGCTGGCCGGGGCAATGCTCATGACCCTCTGGGCGGTGTACCAGGTGTTCCGTCCGCCGCAGGTCGAGGAGTCCTGGGTGGACCCCGAGCAGGCGGGACAGGTGATCCGGGTCTTCGCCAGCATGGGCAACCCCAATTACCTGGCGGAGTACATGACGCTGCTGCTGCCGCCGGCGATCGGCCTCTGGCTGCAGAACCCCCGCCGGCAGCTGCCCCTGGCCCTGCCGGTGGCGATGATGCTGCTCACGCTCCTGCTCACCGGCTCCCGCGGCGGCTGGCTGGCCACGGCCGGCGCCCTGGGGCTCTTCGTGCTGCTGCGCTTCCGCCGCTGGACCGTCTTCCTGGCGCTGGGCGGACTGGCGCTCCTCCTGGCGGCGCCGGACGCCATCCTCACGCGGCTGCTCTCGGCCTTCTCGCTGGCGGACACGTCCAACCAGTATCGGGTGAACATCTGGATCGGCGTGCTGGCCATGCTGCGGGAGCACTGGGTGCTGGGGGTGGGCGCCGGGGCCGAGGCGTTTGCGAAGGGCTACCAGGCCTTCATGCTGTCCGAGGCCCGGGCGGCGCACGCCCACAACGTGCCGCTGGAGATCTTCGCCGAGATGGGCATCCTCGGCCTCATCGCCGCGGTCTGGGCGCTCCTGGCCGCGCTGCGCCGGCCCTTCGTCGTCGGCGCAGACCGGCAGAGCAGCTACATCCTCGCCGCCGTCCCCTGCGCCCTGACCGGCCTCCTGGTCCACGGCCTGGTGGACTACGTGTGGTACAATCCCAAGATCCTGTTTGCCTTCTGGGCCCTGGCGGGCCTGGGGGCGGGCCTGGCAGCAGGCCACAGAGAGGAACGAGCGACTTGA